The Teredinibacter sp. KSP-S5-2 genome includes a window with the following:
- a CDS encoding N-acetyltransferase: MKIRLSNKNEQAEIEKIHELAFEKTEGPEKAQGIAKLVHDLFEDETAMPIHSIVAVENKKLVGHILFTKVTITNCPVEIEAQILAPLAVLPDYQSTGVGGRLIKEGLRQLKKTGVDLVFVLGHIDYYPRSGFINDAKSLGFEAPYFIPEEFSNAWMVMELSTGVLGQAQGKVKCSDVLNQPEHWRE; encoded by the coding sequence TTGAAAATTAGACTCTCAAACAAAAACGAACAGGCAGAAATTGAAAAAATACATGAATTGGCATTCGAGAAAACTGAAGGCCCAGAAAAAGCTCAAGGTATAGCCAAGCTTGTGCACGATTTATTTGAAGATGAGACGGCGATGCCAATACACTCCATTGTCGCGGTCGAAAATAAAAAATTGGTAGGGCATATCCTTTTTACAAAAGTAACCATTACCAATTGCCCTGTAGAAATTGAAGCACAGATTCTGGCACCCCTTGCAGTATTACCCGATTATCAGTCAACAGGAGTTGGGGGGCGCCTAATCAAAGAAGGATTACGCCAGCTGAAAAAAACAGGGGTCGATCTGGTTTTCGTATTAGGGCATATCGATTACTACCCTCGATCAGGCTTTATCAACGATGCTAAAAGTCTGGGATTTGAAGCCCCCTATTTCATTCCAGAGGAGTTTTCCAATGCCTGGATGGTAATGGAGCTATCTACCGGTGTTCTCGGTCAAGCTCAAGGCAAGGTAAAATGTTCAGATGTACTGAACCAGCCAGAACACTGGAGAGAATAA
- a CDS encoding GNAT family N-acetyltransferase, whose protein sequence is MNTIQYKEVSQSCAPMALLLLADPSEENIHSYLNDSWVFAATNGEEIIGVCVAKKITDALAEIYNVSVDPSNQKQGIGTKLLKFTLELLAQKGIIRVELGTGTFGYQLTYYQRAGFRVDSVIKNHFIENYSKPIYEDGIQLKDMLRLYIEF, encoded by the coding sequence ATGAACACAATACAATATAAAGAAGTTTCTCAAAGTTGCGCACCCATGGCGCTACTGTTATTGGCAGACCCCAGTGAGGAGAACATACATTCATACCTCAATGATTCGTGGGTTTTCGCTGCGACGAATGGAGAGGAAATTATTGGTGTATGTGTTGCAAAAAAAATCACTGATGCGCTAGCTGAAATTTATAACGTCTCTGTTGACCCGAGCAATCAAAAACAAGGCATAGGTACAAAGTTACTCAAGTTCACTCTTGAGCTACTCGCTCAGAAAGGAATAATAAGAGTAGAGCTTGGTACAGGCACATTTGGTTACCAACTAACATACTATCAACGTGCGGGATTTCGTGTTGACTCGGTGATAAAAAATCACTTTATCGAGAATTATTCGAAGCCAATTTATGAGGATGGCATTCAACTTAAGGACATGCTAAGGCTCTATATCGAGTTTTGA
- a CDS encoding GNAT family N-acetyltransferase: MEIRELNESELDQLLELYKDLHESDDPLPDETIVQEVWGHIQNNKDFLCYGLFDKGKLIGSCCLIIVANLTRGCRPYAVLENVVVHRDRRGRGYGRSMLEHALNTAWLKNCYKVMLLTGRLNEDTFKFYESAGFDRHAKQAFIAKPSDTK, translated from the coding sequence ATGGAAATACGCGAATTAAACGAAAGCGAATTAGACCAGCTTCTAGAGCTATATAAAGACCTTCATGAATCGGATGATCCATTACCAGATGAGACAATCGTCCAGGAAGTATGGGGGCACATACAGAACAACAAAGACTTTTTGTGTTATGGCCTTTTTGATAAAGGCAAGCTTATTGGCTCTTGTTGCTTGATCATTGTCGCCAACTTAACAAGAGGTTGCCGGCCCTATGCTGTGCTCGAAAATGTAGTGGTTCATCGAGACCGGCGCGGAAGAGGATACGGCCGCAGCATGCTGGAACATGCGTTAAATACAGCCTGGTTAAAAAACTGCTATAAGGTCATGCTGTTAACTGGACGTTTAAATGAAGACACGTTTAAGTTTTATGAATCCGCTGGTTTCGATCGACACGCTAAGCAAGCCTTTATCGCCAAGCCATCAGATACAAAATAA
- a CDS encoding GH12 family glycosyl hydrolase domain-containing protein, producing MKFLFILLTSLLLSCSGDNASTNAEKKAVVVEPPWLCETELHLIAVPYWLFNNVTGIYSEQSAPEFEQCIALDTSGEETTYLWKWDLSRPIERPLYPQIIFGKKPWEEWSTSEVLPKKISELKSAITQVVYRTFASEPDKINAAYDIWITNDAQSKTEHIEAELMIWTSGEMLPPFAPISEETVDGVLYDFYYYNGWENPYIVFRRKTPAYDLSLNIQSFLTRLIEKGYITESHYLASVEFGNEVHAGFGETRVSLFSVVIE from the coding sequence ATGAAGTTTCTATTCATACTACTTACCTCGTTACTGCTCTCCTGTTCGGGCGACAACGCTTCTACGAATGCAGAGAAAAAAGCAGTGGTAGTGGAGCCTCCGTGGCTGTGTGAAACGGAGTTGCACCTCATCGCCGTACCTTATTGGCTCTTTAATAACGTCACCGGAATCTATTCTGAGCAGAGCGCTCCCGAGTTTGAACAGTGTATTGCCCTCGATACATCTGGGGAGGAGACAACATATTTATGGAAGTGGGATCTCTCTCGCCCCATTGAGCGGCCCCTTTATCCGCAGATTATTTTTGGTAAAAAACCTTGGGAGGAGTGGAGTACCTCAGAGGTTTTACCAAAGAAAATTTCCGAGCTTAAATCGGCTATCACGCAAGTTGTTTACCGTACCTTTGCTTCGGAGCCGGATAAGATCAACGCTGCCTACGATATATGGATAACCAATGATGCTCAATCCAAGACTGAACACATTGAAGCGGAATTGATGATCTGGACTAGCGGAGAAATGCTCCCGCCATTTGCTCCCATCAGCGAAGAGACTGTGGACGGTGTTCTTTACGATTTTTACTATTACAACGGCTGGGAAAACCCTTATATTGTTTTTCGAAGAAAAACGCCCGCTTACGATTTGTCACTCAATATTCAGTCGTTTCTCACCCGGCTGATCGAGAAAGGTTACATCACCGAGTCCCATTATCTCGCCTCTGTAGAGTTTGGCAATGAAGTTCATGCGGGCTTCGGTGAAACTCGAGTGAGTTTATTCTCTGTCGTGATCGAGTGA